Proteins co-encoded in one Halodesulfovibrio marinisediminis DSM 17456 genomic window:
- a CDS encoding L-lactate permease: MLAMFAVLPILAALILMVGLRWPATKAMPVAWACAVLGAMAGWGLDVSYVAAMSFHGFITAISVLIIVFGALLILYTLQYSGGMETIQYGMQQISGDRRIQAIIIGFMFAAFIEGAAGFGTPAALAAPLLLSLGFPPLAAAILCLVFNSFPVTFGAVGTPVILGLKYVRPLVDQAVAAGIPGLNFASVDQFNAVIGQWATVFNAPMIYLLPIFMLGFITRFFGPNRSWKDGFGAWKFCVFASTAFIVPYLIFAWMIGPEFPSLIGGLVGLGIIILGAKKGFCLPEEEFHFGNPEDWDDEWVGEIKGGSQDFTAHMSQFRAWLPYILIGAILVVTRIPELGLKGMLAGVSIGFDAGFLGHPEVKNAIKYLYLPGTIPFMLVAILTIGLHGMSGENAKKAWGEAIVKMKNPSIALFFAVALVSIFRLSANNPAGLPSMPLALAEVAANIFGGAWPMFASYVGGLGAFITGSNTVSDLLFAEFQWGMAAQLDLPRQLIVAAQAVGGGMGNMVCIHNIVAACAVVGLSGMEGAILRRTVWPFILYGIVVGIVASVCIVMFPTLF, from the coding sequence ATGTTGGCAATGTTTGCTGTTCTGCCTATTTTGGCAGCTCTCATCTTGATGGTAGGCCTTCGCTGGCCTGCAACTAAAGCTATGCCTGTTGCTTGGGCATGTGCTGTTCTTGGTGCAATGGCTGGTTGGGGACTCGATGTTAGCTATGTAGCAGCTATGTCTTTCCACGGCTTTATCACCGCTATTTCCGTACTGATCATCGTATTCGGTGCTCTGCTCATTCTCTACACACTGCAGTACAGCGGTGGTATGGAAACCATTCAGTACGGCATGCAGCAGATTTCCGGTGACCGTCGTATTCAGGCAATCATCATCGGTTTCATGTTTGCAGCATTTATTGAAGGCGCTGCAGGATTTGGTACTCCTGCTGCTCTCGCAGCTCCATTGCTTCTTTCTCTCGGTTTTCCGCCGCTTGCAGCAGCAATTCTCTGTCTCGTATTTAACTCCTTCCCTGTAACCTTCGGTGCTGTTGGTACCCCGGTTATCCTTGGTCTTAAATACGTACGTCCGCTTGTAGATCAAGCTGTTGCAGCTGGCATCCCAGGCCTTAACTTTGCTTCCGTTGACCAGTTCAACGCAGTAATCGGCCAGTGGGCAACTGTTTTCAACGCACCAATGATTTACCTCCTTCCTATCTTCATGCTCGGTTTTATCACCCGTTTCTTCGGTCCTAACCGCAGCTGGAAAGATGGTTTCGGTGCTTGGAAATTCTGTGTATTTGCTTCTACCGCGTTTATCGTACCTTACCTCATCTTTGCTTGGATGATCGGCCCTGAGTTCCCATCCCTTATCGGTGGTCTCGTAGGTCTTGGTATCATTATTCTCGGTGCTAAAAAGGGCTTCTGTCTTCCTGAGGAAGAATTCCACTTCGGCAACCCAGAAGACTGGGATGACGAATGGGTTGGCGAAATCAAAGGCGGTTCTCAGGACTTTACTGCTCACATGTCCCAGTTCCGTGCTTGGCTCCCATACATCCTTATCGGTGCTATCCTCGTTGTTACCCGTATTCCTGAACTCGGTCTCAAAGGTATGCTCGCAGGCGTATCTATCGGCTTCGATGCAGGTTTCCTTGGTCACCCAGAAGTTAAAAACGCAATTAAGTACCTCTACCTCCCAGGTACTATTCCATTCATGCTCGTAGCTATCCTCACCATCGGCCTCCACGGCATGAGCGGTGAAAACGCTAAAAAAGCATGGGGTGAAGCTATCGTAAAGATGAAGAACCCATCCATCGCTCTCTTCTTCGCAGTAGCGCTGGTATCTATCTTCCGTCTTTCCGCTAACAACCCAGCTGGTCTTCCTTCCATGCCTCTGGCACTGGCAGAAGTTGCAGCAAACATCTTTGGCGGTGCATGGCCAATGTTCGCATCCTACGTTGGTGGTCTGGGTGCATTCATCACTGGTTCTAACACCGTATCTGACCTCCTCTTCGCTGAATTCCAGTGGGGTATGGCGGCTCAGCTCGACTTGCCTCGTCAGCTCATCGTAGCTGCTCAGGCAGTTGGTGGTGGTATGGGTAACATGGTTTGTATCCATAACATCGTAGCAGCATGTGCAGTTGTAGGTCTCTCTGGTATGGAAGGCGCCATCCTTCGTCGTACCGTATGGCCATTCATTCTGTACGGCATCGTGGTTGGTATCGTTGCATCTGTATGCATCGTAATGTTCCCAACCCTCTTCTAA
- a CDS encoding FAD-binding oxidoreductase: protein MISASLTKEFEAVVGKENVFTSEPERQAYSYDSAVLEPVTPSLVVRPTNSEELGKVIALCNENNCPITVRGAGTNLSGGTIPDKRNGIVILTNGLNKILEINEEDLYAVVQPGVVTAQFAQEVAKRGLFYPPDPGSQAVSTIGGNVAENAGGLRGLKYGVTKDYVMGLDFFDVNGQLVKTGSRTVKCVTGYNLAGLMAASEGTLGIFNEIILKLTPPPAASKAMMAVFDDVNKASEAVAAIIAAHVVPCTLEFMDQAALKHVEAYTKAGLPVEAAAILLIEVDGHPGQVADEAAVVEKCLTKAGATAVHVAKDAEEKFKLWEARRNALPALARAKPTTVLEDATVPRSQIPAMVAAINDIAKKYDLAIGTFGHAGDGNLHPTILCDRRDQKEFHRVEEAVDNIFDVALSLKGTLSGEHGIGMAKSKWMEKETSRATIDYSLNMKRAIDPNNILNPGKIIAG from the coding sequence GTGATTAGTGCGTCCTTAACTAAAGAATTTGAAGCCGTTGTAGGCAAAGAAAACGTATTTACTTCAGAGCCAGAGCGTCAGGCATACTCTTACGACTCAGCTGTGCTCGAACCTGTAACTCCTTCATTGGTTGTTCGCCCGACCAACTCCGAAGAACTGGGCAAAGTTATCGCCCTTTGTAACGAAAACAACTGTCCTATCACTGTCCGTGGTGCTGGCACAAACCTCTCCGGTGGCACCATCCCTGACAAGCGTAACGGCATTGTTATTCTCACCAACGGTCTGAACAAGATCCTCGAAATCAACGAAGAAGATCTCTACGCCGTAGTTCAGCCTGGTGTTGTTACCGCTCAGTTCGCACAGGAAGTTGCAAAACGCGGCCTGTTCTACCCACCAGATCCGGGTTCTCAGGCTGTTTCCACCATCGGTGGTAACGTAGCAGAAAACGCCGGTGGTCTCCGTGGCCTTAAATACGGTGTAACTAAAGACTACGTTATGGGTCTGGACTTCTTCGACGTTAACGGTCAGCTCGTAAAAACCGGCTCCCGTACTGTTAAGTGCGTAACCGGCTACAACCTCGCTGGTCTTATGGCTGCATCCGAAGGTACTCTTGGTATCTTCAACGAAATCATCCTCAAGCTTACTCCGCCACCAGCAGCTTCCAAAGCTATGATGGCAGTATTTGACGATGTTAACAAAGCTTCTGAAGCTGTTGCGGCTATCATCGCTGCTCACGTTGTTCCTTGTACTCTCGAGTTCATGGACCAGGCTGCTCTCAAGCACGTTGAAGCATACACCAAAGCTGGTCTTCCAGTAGAAGCTGCTGCGATCCTTCTTATTGAAGTAGACGGTCACCCAGGACAGGTTGCTGACGAAGCTGCTGTTGTTGAAAAATGTCTCACCAAAGCTGGTGCGACTGCAGTTCACGTTGCAAAAGACGCCGAAGAAAAATTCAAGCTGTGGGAAGCTCGTCGTAACGCGCTGCCAGCTCTTGCTCGTGCTAAGCCGACCACTGTTCTTGAAGATGCTACTGTGCCTCGTTCCCAGATTCCTGCAATGGTTGCAGCAATCAACGACATCGCGAAGAAATACGACCTCGCAATCGGTACCTTCGGCCACGCTGGCGATGGTAACCTGCACCCTACTATTCTTTGCGACCGTCGTGATCAGAAAGAATTCCACCGTGTAGAGGAAGCTGTTGACAACATATTCGACGTAGCTCTCTCTCTCAAAGGTACTCTTTCCGGCGAACACGGCATCGGTATGGCAAAATCCAAGTGGATGGAAAAAGAAACATCCCGCGCTACTATTGATTACTCCCTCAATATGAAGCGTGCGATCGACCCTAATAACATCCTCAACCCTGGTAAAATCATCGCAGGTTAG
- the nifJ gene encoding pyruvate:ferredoxin (flavodoxin) oxidoreductase, translating to MAKTMKTMDGNTAAAHIAYALSDTAAIYPITPSSNMAEAADDWAAAGKKNIFDQTVSIRQLQSEAGAAGAVHGCLAAGALTSTFTASQGLLLMIPNMYKIAGELLPGVFHVSARALASHALSIFGDHQDVMACRQTGFAFLCSNSVQEAMDMALVAHLAAIETSVPFCHFFDGFRTSHELQKIEVIDYEDIKKVVNYEKIEAFRQNAMNPEHPHLRGTAQNPDIYFQAREACNPFYDAVPSAVIDAMAKVESITGRSYKPFEFVGHEEAERVIVCMGSGNETIEEVVNYLTEKGEKVGLLKVRLYRPFSIKHMLEVIPATAEIFTVLDRTKEPGAIGDPLYLDVCAAFKEHGEMPVILSGRYGLGSKEFTPADVLAVYENMKVTGPKNHFTVGINDDVTRSSLTVGSVLDTVPAGTVQCKFFGLGADGTVGANKQAIKIIGDNTDMYAQGYFAYDSKKSGGFTVSHLRFGNEKIQSTYLVNAADYVACHKSAYVNQYDLLDGIKEGGTFVLNSNWSPEEMNEHLPASMKRTLAEKNIKFYNVDAVKIASEVGLGGRINMVMQTAFFKLANVMPFEQAVALLKDSIQKAYGKKGDHIVKMNVDAVDKAVDALVEVKIPADWATASEEGACTGDAPEFITNVVRPILAQKGDKLPVSAFEPDGLFPVGTAAFEKRGVAILVPEWVQDNCIQCNRCSYVCPHAAIRPVLATEEELADAPATFTTIDAKGKEVKGLKYRMQVYAEDCLGCGSCANVCPAKESALVMKPIETQIEEQAANLAFAEEAIELKDNLMSRDSLKGSQFQQPLMEFSGACAGCGETPYVKLLTQMFGERMIISNATGCSSIWGASAPTTPYTVNKNGHGPAWGNSLFEDAAEFGYGMGMAYTQRRNKLEAVVKTAIDTVENAQLKDALQAWLEVKDQGEASAAAGEEVLALIEAGVEHSEMTHELYSMADLFTKKSVWVFGGDGWAYDIGFGGVDHVLASGEDINILVMDTEVYSNTGGQSSKATPLGSIAKMAASGKKVGKKDLGLIAMSYGYVYVASVSMGANMNQVLKAFKEAEEFDGPSIVICYAPCINQGIRKGMGKSIEEEKIAVETGYWPLYRYNPVLADEGKNPFTYESKAPNGQIQEFLSGENRYALLEKIAPEESKRLRAQIEQDYMKRYEYFKSLSELPGIEVAAPGAPVAAKGGSGERCESATVAEHAGKASGEACEDGRDAK from the coding sequence ATGGCCAAGACTATGAAAACTATGGATGGTAACACAGCTGCCGCGCATATTGCGTACGCATTGAGTGACACAGCTGCGATCTACCCGATCACTCCATCATCCAACATGGCAGAAGCTGCAGACGACTGGGCTGCTGCCGGCAAGAAAAACATCTTCGACCAGACAGTTTCCATCCGTCAGCTTCAGTCTGAAGCTGGTGCGGCTGGCGCGGTACACGGCTGTCTCGCAGCAGGTGCGCTGACCTCTACCTTTACAGCGTCTCAGGGCCTCCTGCTCATGATCCCTAACATGTACAAAATCGCTGGTGAACTTCTCCCTGGCGTTTTCCATGTTTCTGCACGTGCTCTCGCATCACATGCACTTTCCATCTTCGGTGACCATCAGGACGTAATGGCTTGTCGTCAGACCGGCTTTGCATTCCTGTGTTCCAACTCCGTACAGGAAGCTATGGACATGGCTCTCGTTGCTCACCTTGCAGCAATCGAAACCAGCGTTCCTTTCTGTCACTTCTTCGACGGTTTCCGTACTTCTCACGAACTTCAGAAAATCGAAGTTATCGACTACGAAGACATCAAAAAAGTAGTTAACTACGAGAAAATTGAAGCTTTCCGTCAGAACGCAATGAATCCTGAGCACCCACACCTCCGTGGTACCGCTCAGAACCCAGATATTTACTTCCAGGCACGTGAAGCTTGTAACCCATTCTACGATGCTGTTCCTTCAGCAGTTATCGATGCAATGGCTAAAGTTGAAAGCATCACCGGCCGTTCCTACAAGCCTTTCGAATTCGTTGGTCACGAAGAAGCCGAGCGCGTAATCGTATGTATGGGCTCCGGTAACGAAACCATCGAAGAAGTAGTTAACTACCTCACCGAAAAAGGCGAAAAAGTAGGTCTTCTTAAAGTTCGTCTTTACCGTCCGTTCTCCATCAAGCACATGCTCGAAGTTATTCCTGCTACCGCAGAAATCTTCACCGTTCTTGATCGTACTAAAGAACCAGGCGCTATTGGCGACCCTCTCTACCTTGACGTTTGTGCAGCATTCAAAGAACACGGCGAAATGCCAGTGATTCTTTCCGGTCGCTACGGTCTCGGTTCCAAAGAATTCACCCCTGCTGACGTACTCGCAGTATACGAGAACATGAAAGTAACCGGTCCTAAGAACCACTTCACTGTTGGTATCAACGACGACGTTACCCGTTCTTCCCTTACTGTTGGTAGCGTACTCGACACCGTTCCAGCTGGCACTGTTCAGTGTAAGTTCTTCGGTCTCGGTGCTGACGGTACTGTTGGTGCTAACAAGCAGGCTATCAAAATCATCGGTGACAACACCGACATGTACGCACAGGGTTACTTCGCTTACGACTCCAAAAAGTCCGGCGGCTTCACCGTATCCCACCTGCGTTTCGGTAACGAAAAAATTCAGTCTACTTACCTTGTTAACGCAGCTGACTACGTTGCTTGTCACAAGTCTGCATACGTTAACCAGTACGACCTTCTTGATGGCATCAAAGAGGGCGGCACCTTCGTTCTGAACTCCAACTGGTCTCCAGAGGAAATGAACGAACACCTCCCAGCTTCCATGAAGCGCACTCTCGCTGAAAAGAACATCAAGTTCTACAACGTAGATGCTGTTAAGATCGCATCTGAAGTAGGCCTTGGCGGTCGCATCAACATGGTAATGCAGACTGCATTCTTTAAGCTTGCTAACGTAATGCCTTTCGAACAGGCTGTAGCTCTCCTGAAAGACTCCATTCAGAAAGCATACGGTAAGAAAGGTGACCACATTGTTAAGATGAACGTTGACGCTGTTGATAAAGCTGTTGACGCTCTCGTTGAAGTTAAAATTCCTGCTGACTGGGCAACTGCTTCTGAAGAAGGCGCTTGCACCGGCGATGCTCCAGAATTCATCACCAACGTTGTTCGTCCTATCCTTGCACAGAAAGGTGACAAACTTCCAGTTTCCGCTTTCGAACCGGACGGACTCTTCCCTGTTGGTACCGCAGCGTTTGAAAAACGTGGCGTAGCTATCCTCGTACCAGAATGGGTACAGGACAACTGCATCCAGTGTAACCGCTGTTCCTACGTTTGTCCTCACGCTGCAATTCGTCCAGTACTTGCTACTGAAGAAGAGCTTGCTGATGCTCCAGCTACCTTCACTACTATCGATGCTAAAGGCAAAGAAGTAAAAGGTCTGAAGTACCGCATGCAGGTATACGCAGAAGACTGCCTCGGCTGTGGTTCTTGTGCGAACGTTTGCCCTGCGAAAGAAAGTGCACTCGTTATGAAGCCTATCGAAACTCAGATTGAAGAGCAGGCTGCTAACCTTGCATTCGCAGAAGAAGCAATCGAACTCAAAGACAACCTCATGTCCCGCGACTCCCTCAAAGGCTCTCAGTTCCAGCAGCCTCTGATGGAATTCTCCGGTGCATGTGCGGGTTGTGGTGAAACTCCATACGTTAAACTCCTCACCCAGATGTTCGGTGAGCGTATGATCATCTCCAACGCAACTGGTTGTTCTTCCATTTGGGGTGCATCTGCACCTACCACTCCATACACTGTAAACAAAAACGGTCACGGTCCAGCTTGGGGTAACTCCCTCTTCGAGGACGCTGCTGAATTTGGTTACGGTATGGGCATGGCTTACACCCAGCGTCGCAACAAACTCGAAGCAGTTGTAAAAACCGCTATCGACACCGTTGAAAACGCACAGCTCAAAGATGCACTCCAGGCTTGGCTCGAAGTTAAAGACCAGGGTGAAGCATCTGCAGCAGCAGGCGAAGAAGTACTCGCACTCATCGAAGCAGGCGTAGAGCACAGCGAAATGACTCACGAACTCTACTCCATGGCTGACCTCTTCACCAAGAAATCCGTATGGGTATTCGGTGGTGACGGTTGGGCATACGACATCGGCTTCGGTGGTGTTGACCACGTTCTCGCTTCCGGTGAAGACATCAACATTCTCGTAATGGATACCGAAGTGTACTCCAACACCGGTGGTCAGTCTTCTAAAGCTACCCCACTCGGCTCCATCGCGAAAATGGCAGCTTCCGGTAAAAAAGTAGGTAAGAAAGACCTCGGCCTTATCGCAATGTCTTACGGCTACGTTTACGTTGCATCCGTATCCATGGGTGCAAACATGAACCAGGTTCTCAAGGCATTCAAAGAAGCTGAAGAATTCGACGGTCCGTCCATCGTTATCTGTTACGCACCTTGTATCAACCAGGGTATCCGTAAAGGTATGGGCAAATCCATCGAAGAAGAAAAAATCGCAGTTGAAACTGGTTACTGGCCACTCTACCGCTACAACCCAGTTCTCGCTGACGAAGGCAAAAACCCATTCACCTACGAGTCCAAAGCACCTAACGGTCAGATCCAGGAATTCCTCTCTGGCGAAAACCGTTACGCTCTGCTCGAGAAGATTGCACCAGAAGAATCCAAGCGCCTCCGTGCTCAGATCGAGCAGGACTACATGAAGCGCTACGAGTACTTCAAATCCCTGAGCGAACTGCCAGGTATCGAAGTAGCAGCTCCTGGTGCACCTGTTGCAGCTAAAGGTGGCAGCGGCGAACGCTGTGAATCTGCAACAGTAGCAGAACACGCTGGCAAAGCTTCTGGCGAAGCCTGCGAAGACGGCCGCGACGCTAAATAG
- a CDS encoding (Fe-S)-binding protein: protein MSADLTKLAKLLQELDDQMVACMKCGMCQAVCPVFSETMKESDVTRGKIALLERLAAELINDAEGVQEALNRCLLCGSCGANCPSGVQISDIFIKARTIVNDYMGLSPVKKAILRGMVGNPKLFNMLLDFGSKFQNLMTSKASETQGTRKAPLLEPFIGNRHFNPVAKQSLHAKYGTIDTPAGKSGIRVLFFPGCVADKMYTNMGEACLKVFKHHGVGVWMPATQACCGIPALSAGDKTAYDKMVKYNAEIFAEGEYDYIVAPCGSCISTIMKYWPKYGKEYPADVQKKIEKIAAKAMDINEFLVDVLGVKPEGEAPKGGKKVTFHDSCHLKKGLGVAEQPRDLIRMNNNYELVEMNEADRCCGCGGTFTLYHYDLSKKIGGRKRNNIIDSGAQVVSTGCPACMMQMNDMLSQNYDDVEVKHSIELYADTL from the coding sequence ATGTCAGCAGATCTTACTAAACTTGCGAAGCTCCTTCAGGAGCTGGACGATCAGATGGTTGCCTGCATGAAGTGCGGCATGTGTCAGGCTGTATGTCCAGTTTTCTCCGAAACAATGAAGGAGTCTGACGTAACCCGTGGTAAAATTGCCCTGCTCGAACGTCTTGCAGCAGAACTTATCAACGATGCAGAAGGTGTTCAGGAAGCTCTGAACCGTTGTCTGCTCTGTGGTTCCTGCGGTGCTAACTGCCCATCCGGCGTACAGATCAGTGATATCTTCATTAAGGCTCGTACCATCGTTAACGATTACATGGGCCTTTCCCCAGTGAAGAAAGCTATTCTGCGCGGCATGGTTGGTAACCCTAAACTGTTCAACATGCTTCTTGATTTCGGTTCTAAGTTCCAGAACCTGATGACTTCAAAGGCATCTGAAACACAAGGTACCCGTAAAGCACCTTTGCTCGAGCCATTTATCGGCAACCGTCATTTTAATCCGGTTGCTAAACAGTCATTACACGCAAAATATGGTACTATAGATACTCCAGCCGGAAAATCCGGTATTCGAGTTCTCTTCTTCCCTGGCTGTGTAGCTGATAAGATGTACACAAACATGGGCGAAGCATGCCTCAAGGTATTCAAACACCACGGTGTTGGTGTGTGGATGCCGGCAACTCAGGCATGTTGTGGTATTCCTGCTCTTTCCGCAGGTGATAAAACAGCCTATGATAAGATGGTAAAATACAATGCAGAAATCTTTGCAGAGGGCGAATACGATTATATTGTTGCCCCATGTGGTTCCTGTATTTCTACCATCATGAAATACTGGCCTAAGTACGGTAAAGAGTACCCGGCTGACGTACAGAAGAAAATTGAAAAAATTGCTGCTAAAGCAATGGATATCAACGAATTCCTCGTAGATGTTCTTGGTGTGAAGCCTGAAGGCGAAGCTCCTAAGGGCGGAAAAAAGGTAACCTTCCATGACTCTTGTCACTTGAAGAAGGGCCTTGGCGTAGCTGAACAGCCACGTGACCTTATCCGCATGAACAACAACTACGAACTGGTAGAAATGAATGAAGCAGACCGTTGCTGTGGATGTGGCGGTACCTTCACATTGTACCACTACGATCTTTCTAAGAAGATCGGGGGTCGTAAGCGTAACAACATCATTGATTCCGGTGCGCAAGTTGTATCTACAGGCTGTCCTGCTTGTATGATGCAAATGAATGACATGCTTTCACAGAACTACGACGACGTAGAAGTGAAACACAGCATCGAACTCTACGCTGACACCCTGTAA
- the pta gene encoding phosphate acetyltransferase yields MSQNLYITATEARTGKSAVVLGMMQLLTKDIRKVAFFRPIINEDEHGKKDHDINLILEYFGIEIPYEDTYAYTLNQARELINNGQRSMLLENILNKYTQLASKYDFVLCEGTDFLGKDPAFEFDLNADIAANLGSPVLVVINGQKQDCEEIISSTKLILDSLEDKGLDIVASIINRAEVTSEHCADIISQLGTKEDADHALAVYIIPEEPTLSKPTMKDVAEWLDGEVIYGEDRLDTRVDDLCVAAMQIGNFLDYVKEASLVITPGDRSDIIISTLASRMSSAYPDISGIVLTGGLEMSANVRRLVEGWSAAPIPVVSVKQHTYLAIQALNQLYGRIDPEDTRRVATALGIFEDNVDTREIASRIISRKSEKITPKMFEFNLIEKAKANKMRIVLPEGQEERILRAAEMLNRRGVAEIILLGNIDVVKQKISDLGLHLPNVAIIQPELAPNFEDYVETYFEARKKKGISMEHARDTMCDPTYYGTMMVKKGDADGMVSGAVNTTAHTIRPAFEFIKTKPEASIVSSVFLMCLKDRVLVFGDCAVNPNPNSDQLAEIAIGSAETARIFNVDPRIAMLSYSTGSSGKGADVEKVIEATKIAKERAPQLKLEGPLQYDAAIDADVAATKLPDSDVAGQATVFIFPDLNTGNNTYKAVQRAANAVAIGPVLQGLNKPVNDLSRGCTVPDIVNTVAITAIQAQAEKGLI; encoded by the coding sequence GTGTCCCAAAACCTTTACATTACTGCTACCGAAGCAAGAACAGGTAAATCTGCTGTTGTTCTTGGTATGATGCAACTGCTCACCAAAGACATCAGAAAAGTTGCTTTCTTCCGTCCGATCATCAACGAAGATGAACACGGTAAAAAAGACCACGATATTAATCTGATTCTTGAATATTTCGGCATCGAAATCCCGTACGAGGATACCTACGCATACACCCTCAACCAGGCACGTGAGTTGATCAATAACGGTCAGCGTTCCATGCTGCTCGAAAACATTCTTAACAAGTACACTCAGCTCGCCAGCAAATACGATTTCGTTCTTTGCGAAGGTACTGACTTCCTTGGTAAAGATCCTGCTTTCGAATTCGATCTCAACGCAGACATCGCCGCTAACTTAGGCTCTCCTGTTCTTGTTGTTATCAACGGACAAAAACAGGACTGTGAAGAAATCATCAGCTCTACTAAGCTCATTCTCGATTCCCTTGAAGACAAAGGTCTCGACATTGTTGCTTCCATCATCAACCGTGCTGAAGTAACTTCCGAGCACTGCGCTGACATCATATCTCAGCTCGGCACCAAAGAAGATGCTGACCATGCACTTGCCGTTTACATTATTCCTGAAGAACCAACCCTGAGCAAACCAACCATGAAAGACGTGGCTGAATGGCTCGACGGTGAAGTTATCTACGGCGAAGACCGCCTCGACACCCGTGTAGACGACCTGTGCGTTGCTGCAATGCAGATTGGCAACTTCCTCGATTACGTAAAAGAAGCTAGCCTTGTTATCACCCCTGGTGACCGTTCTGACATCATCATTTCCACTCTCGCCTCCCGTATGTCTTCCGCATACCCGGATATCTCCGGTATCGTACTTACCGGTGGCCTTGAAATGTCTGCCAATGTTCGTCGCCTGGTAGAAGGTTGGTCTGCAGCACCGATTCCAGTAGTCAGCGTAAAGCAGCACACTTACCTTGCTATTCAGGCACTTAACCAGCTTTACGGTCGAATTGATCCTGAAGATACCCGTCGTGTTGCGACTGCTCTGGGTATTTTCGAAGACAACGTAGATACAAGAGAAATTGCTAGCCGCATTATCTCCCGTAAATCTGAAAAAATTACGCCAAAGATGTTTGAGTTTAACCTTATTGAAAAGGCTAAAGCGAACAAAATGCGCATTGTTCTCCCTGAAGGTCAGGAAGAGCGCATTCTGCGTGCAGCAGAAATGCTCAACCGTCGCGGCGTTGCAGAAATCATTCTCCTTGGCAACATCGACGTTGTTAAACAGAAAATTTCTGACTTAGGTCTCCATCTTCCTAATGTAGCGATTATCCAGCCGGAACTTGCTCCTAACTTTGAAGACTACGTAGAAACCTACTTCGAAGCACGTAAGAAAAAAGGTATCAGCATGGAACACGCACGTGACACCATGTGTGATCCTACCTACTACGGTACCATGATGGTTAAAAAAGGCGATGCAGACGGCATGGTATCCGGTGCGGTTAACACCACTGCCCACACAATTCGCCCTGCGTTTGAGTTTATCAAAACCAAACCGGAAGCATCTATCGTTTCTTCCGTTTTCCTCATGTGCCTCAAAGACCGTGTTCTCGTATTCGGTGACTGCGCAGTTAACCCGAACCCTAATTCTGATCAGCTTGCTGAAATCGCAATCGGCTCTGCAGAGACTGCACGCATTTTCAATGTTGACCCACGCATTGCAATGCTTTCCTACTCTACTGGTTCTTCCGGTAAAGGTGCGGATGTAGAAAAAGTTATTGAAGCAACTAAAATTGCAAAAGAACGCGCGCCTCAGCTCAAACTGGAAGGCCCACTCCAGTATGATGCCGCTATTGATGCAGACGTTGCTGCTACTAAGCTTCCTGATTCTGATGTTGCCGGTCAGGCCACTGTATTCATCTTCCCTGACCTCAACACTGGTAACAACACCTACAAAGCTGTACAGCGTGCTGCAAATGCAGTAGCAATTGGGCCAGTCTTGCAGGGACTCAATAAGCCTGTTAACGACTTGTCTCGCGGTTGTACCGTACCAGATATTGTAAACACTGTTGCCATTACAGCAATTCAGGCACAGGCAGAAAAAGGGCTTATCTAG